The Anoplopoma fimbria isolate UVic2021 breed Golden Eagle Sablefish chromosome 5, Afim_UVic_2022, whole genome shotgun sequence genome contains a region encoding:
- the LOC129091304 gene encoding aquaporin-8-like, whose translation MGVEKMEMEDTDFTLMEKGNKPPAPKPPNKYETLFQPCLAEIVGTMFFVFVGCVSVIENVPAAGRLQPALVHGLAVAVMVAVMDNISGSHFNPPFTIAIYLCGGMDLMMVGPYLASQLIGGVLGAGMAKMMTPTDRYLNATGAAFDILKSESQLSGAIFGEVAMTCLITMVVLLVAVNGKTKTPLAPFLVGCTVIINVLAGGDISGTCLNPARAFGPAVMTNYWVYHWVYWVGPIGGCLVAAALLRLILGDDKIRVVMKS comes from the exons ATGGGAGTTgagaaaatggaaatggaagACACAGACTTTACTCTGATGGAGAAGGGTAATAAGCCACCTGCTCCAAAACCTCCCAACAAATACGAGACTCTGTTCCAGCCCTGCCTGGCCGAGATAGTGGGGACCATGTTCTTCGTTTTCGTCGGCTGCGTGTCCGTCATCGAGAATGTGCCGGCGGCTGGACGCCTGCAGCCGGCCCTTGTGCATGGACTGGCTGTGGCAGTGATGGTGGCGGTCATGGATAACATAAG TGGCTCCCATTTCAACCCTCCCTTCACTATTGCCATCTACCTGTGTGGAGGCATGGACCTGATGATGGTAGGACCCTACCTGGCCAGCCAGCTGATTGGAGGAGTCCTGGGAGCTGGAATGGCCAAG ATGATGACCCCTACAGACCGCTACTTAAACGCAACAGGAGCAGCGTTTGATATCCTCAAGTCAGAGAGCCAGCTGTCTGGAGCCATCTTTGGGGAGGTGGCCATGACCTGCCTGATCACCatggtggtgctgctggtggcgGTCAACGGCAAGACGAAAACGCCGCTTGCTCCGTTCCTGGTGGGCTGCACGGTTATCATCAACGTCCTGGCAGG GGGTGACATATCAGGGACGTGTCTGAACCCTGCTAGGGCTTTCGGTCCAGCAGTGATGACCAACTACTGGGTCTACCACTGGGTTTACTGGGTGGGACCCATCGGGGGATGTCTGGTCGCTGCTGCGTTGCTCAG GCTCATTCTGGGTGACGATAAAATACGAGTCGTTATGAAATCATAA
- the LOC129091853 gene encoding hemoglobin subunit beta-like — protein sequence MVVWSDNERAIINSIFSGLDYEEVGPSALGRCLVVYPWTKRHFTNFGNLSNAAAIQGNPKVAAHGIKVLHGLDMALKNMDNIKATYADLSVLHSEKLHVDPDNFRVLSDCLTIVVAARMGNAFTPETQAAFQKFLAVVVSALGKQYH from the exons ATGGTGGTCTGGAGTGACAACGAGCGCGCCATCATCAACAGCATCTTCTCCGGCCTGGACTATGAGGAGGTCGGCCCCAGCGCCCTGGGCAG GTGTCTGGTCGTCTACCCCTGGACTAAGAGGCACTTCACGAATTTCGGTAACCTCTCCAATGCTGCGGCCATCCAGGGCAACCCGAAGGTCGCAGCCCACGGCATCAAGGTCCTGCACGGTCTGGACATGGCCCTGAAGAACATGGACAACATCAAGGCCACCTATGCCGATCTGAGCGTCCTGCACTCGGAGAAGCTGCACGTGGACCCCGACAACTTCAGG GTGCTGTCTGACTGCCTGACCATCGTCGTCGCAGCCAGGATGGGAAACGCCTTCACACCAGAGACCCAGGCCGCCTTCCAGAAGTTCCTGGCCGTGGTGGTGTCCGCTCTGGGGAAGCAGTACCACTAA
- the LOC129091515 gene encoding aquaporin-8-like, whose translation MSETKTQVFTIAETGETASERGNRNKKRCIFEQYVQPCLAELFGTSLFVFVGCASVIGNVGAGVIQPAVAHGLALGVLIMVFGQISGGHFNPVVSLSVYLCGGMGLPLLLPYVLAQMCGGMIGAALTKAVFPFNVYNASLGGAFDVVNKDLAKTTLAEVMMTLFLITVVCMGAVNSKTRSPWVSFCIGLTVTANIFAGGSLSGACMNPARAFGPAVVANHWDHHWIYWVGPTCGALLTVSFIRLLLGDEKTRIVMR comes from the exons ATGTCAGAAACAAAGACACAGGTCTTCACAATAGCTGAGACGGGAGAGACGGCATCTGAGAGGGGCAACAGGAACAAGAAGAGATGCATCTTTGAGCAGTATGTGCAGCCCTGCCTGGCTGAGCTGTTTGGGACgagcctgtttgtgtttgtggggTGTGCCTCTGTTATTGGGAATGTGGGAGCAGGTGTCATCCAGCCCGCTGTGGCACATGGACTGGCCCTGGGAGTGCTGATCATGGTGTTTGGGCAAATTAG TGGGGGCCACTTTAACCCTGTGGTTTCTCTGAGCGTCTACCTGTGTGGAGGGATGGGGCTTCCCCTCCTGCTGCCTTATGTGCTGGCTCAGATGTGTGGAGGCATGATCGGTGCGGCTTTGACCAAG GCAGTGTTCCCCTTTAATGTGTATAATGCGTCCCTCGGAGGAGCCTTTGATGTAGTCAATAAAGATCTGGCTAAAACCACTCTGGCTGAGGTGATGATGACCCTGTTCCTCATCACGGTGGTGTGCATGGGCGCCGTCAACAGCAAAACCCGATCACCGTGGGTTTCTTTCTGCATCGGCCTCACTGTGACGGCCAACATATTTGCAGG GGGGTCGTTGTCTGGAGCCTGTATGAACCCTGCTCGGGCCTTCGGTCCTGCAGTGGTTGCAAACCACTGGGACCATCACTGGATCTACTGGGTGGGACCCACTTGTGGCGCGCTGCTCACTGTCAGCTTCATCAG GTTGCTGTTAGGTGACGAGAAGACCCGAATTGTGATGAGGTGA
- the zgc:163057 gene encoding hemoglobin subunit alpha-D-like: MLSKKQKELIAEIWGRLTPVADDIGADALHRMFASYPGTKTYFSHLDISPRSAHMLSHGKKIVLAIAEGAKDISQLTITLAPLQTLHAYQLRIDPTNFKLFSQSMLVTLACHMGEDFTPVAHAAMDKYLSAFAAVLAEKYR, translated from the exons ATGCTCTCAAAGAAGCAGAAAGAGCTCATTGCAGAAATATGGGGAAGACTGACTCCTGTGGCAGATGATATTGGAGCAGACGCGCTTCATAG GATGTTTGCCTCTTATCCTGGTACCAAGACCTACTTTTCCCACCTAGACATCAGCCCTCGCTCCGCTCACATGCTCTCTCACGGGAAGAAGATTGTTCTGGCGATAGCAGAGGGAGCCAAAGACATCAGCCAGCTGACCATCACCCTGGCTCCTCTGCAAACCCTGCACGCCTACCAGCTCCGGATAGACCCGACAAACTTCAAG CTCTTCTCACAGTCTATGCTCGTCACCCTGGCCTGTCACATGGGGGAAGACTTCACACCAGTTGCACACGCAGCGATGGACAAGTACCTGTCAGCGTTCGCAGCCGTACTCGCCGAGAAATACAGATGA
- the hbae5 gene encoding hemoglobin, alpha embryonic 5: MSLTEKDKATVKALWGKISKSSDAIGADALGRMLVVYPQTKTYFTHWSDLSPNSAPVKNHGKNVMSGVALAVAKIDDLTGGLLDLSEQHAFTLRVDPANFKILSHCILVVLAIMFPKEFTPEVHVAMDKFFCGVSLALSEKYR; the protein is encoded by the exons ATGAGTCTGACCGAGAAAGACAAGGCTACCGTCAAGGCCCTGTGGGGCAAGATCTCCAAGTCCTCTGATGCTATTGGAGCTGACGCTCTGGGCAG gatGCTCGTCGTCTACCCGCAAACCAAGACCTACTTCACCCACTGGTCAGACCTGAGTCCCAACTCTGCTCCCGTGAAGAACCACGGGAAGAATGTGATGTCTGGAGTCGCTCTGGCTGTGGCCAAGATCGACGACCTGACCGGTGGCCTGCTGGATCTCAGCGAGCAGCACGCCTTCACCCTGAGAGTGGACCCGGCCAACTTCAAG ATCCTCTCCCACTGCATTCTGGTGGTGCTCGCCATCATGTTCCCAAAGGAGTTCACCCCGGAGGTCCACGTGGCCATGGATAAATTCTTCTGTGGCGTGTCCCTGGCTCTCTCTGAGAAATACCGCTAA